A region of Nerophis ophidion isolate RoL-2023_Sa linkage group LG28, RoL_Noph_v1.0, whole genome shotgun sequence DNA encodes the following proteins:
- the LOC133545354 gene encoding uncharacterized protein LOC133545354 isoform X4 — MKMHLVEKNDIKNPVNSEQLDSGMDLWHYERLSRRTSPSAAGGSTAPHFKEEKEDLWVTQEEEFVPGQEEADLSKFPLTVVSVKTEEHEDKPPESSQLHHSPNVCEKQLLPEKQECSYRMVKEDPSKKTRCHGPFGVSFFSLTQTLPCKK; from the exons ATGAAAATGCACTTGGTTGAGAAGAACGATATTAAAAACCCTGTCAACTCTGAGCAACTGGATTCTGGCATGGATCTGTGGCACT atgaacgcttgtcaagaagaacgtccccttcagcagcaggaggatccacagccccccacTTTAAAGAAGAAAAGGAGGATCTCTGGGTTACTCAGGAGGAAGAGTTTGTTCCAGGGCAGGAGGAGGcggatctcagcaagtttccactgactgttgtctctgtgaagactgaagagcatgaagacaaaccacctgagtcctcacagcttcatcacagtccaa atgtctgtgaaaaacaacttctgcctgaaaaacaggagtgtagctacaggatggtgaaggaggatccatCAAAGAAGACCAGGTGTCACGGACCCTTTGGCGTCTCCTTTTtctctttgacacagacccttccctgtaaaaagtaa
- the LOC133545305 gene encoding gastrula zinc finger protein XlCGF26.1-like isoform X1 — protein MQTEEPQPSHIKKEEEYPPIPHLKEEEEDPLKPQFKEEAVDPLSPHIKEEEMDQPTPHFKEEEEDPLTADFEEEEDPLTPLFQEKLVDPLTPHNKEEEVDPLTPHNKEEEVDPLTPHIKDEEEDPLTPHIKEEEKEHSISQQGEHLEGLEEVDVTKMPVTGVPVKSEDDEVKGESEERGGGEPPSSSSTQHMTTEADGDHCGGSQADKLLAPLSDSEDTTSHSPDTDGEDSKDDKTCHTDNTCSLCDKTFKYPSDLKRHMRTHTGEKPFSCTECGRDFRLKEMMKEHMSIHTGEKPFSCAICGKDFTQRPHLKTHMRIHTGEKPFSCSECGKSFGINRSLKIHMRTHTGEKPFSCSICGKNFTERQSWKTHMTIHTGEKSFSCLICGKNFTHRRNLKSHMTIHTGGKPFSCSICGKNFTQRQYLKTHMRIHTGEKPFSCSECGKSFVFNKNVKVHMRTHTGEKPFSCSICGKDFTQKPHFKAHMRIHTGEKPFYCSECGKSFVINRSLKVHMRTHTGEKPFTCSVCGKSYIERQQLKIHMIKHSGEKPYSCSSCNKSFCHKKYFTVHMRTHTGEKVLSCSVCGERFSSKYQCKKHKCAGENSSSK, from the coding sequence atgcagacggaggagccacagccctcccacattaagaaggaagaggaatacccaccGATTCCCCAtcttaaagaggaagaggaggacccactgaaacCCCAATTTAAagaggaagcggtggatccactgagccctcacattaaggaggaagagatGGATCAACCTaccccccattttaaagaggaagaggaggacccactgacagcCGATTTTgaagaagaggaggacccactgacacccctttTTCAAGAGAAATTggtggatccactgacccctcacaataAGGAGGAAGAGGTGGATCCGCTGACCCCTCACAATAAGGAGGAAGAGGTGGATccgctgacccctcacattaaggacgaagaggaggacccactgacccctcacattaaagaggaagagaaagaacacagcatcagtcagcagggagagcatctagaaggactggaggaggttgatgtcaccaagatgccagtgactggtgtccctgtgaagagtgaagatgatgaggtcaaaggtgaaagtgaggagaggggagggggggagcctccaagcagcagctcaacacaacacatgacaacagaagctgatggagaccactgtggaggatcacaagcagacaagctcttagctccactatcagatagtgaggacacaacgtcacactctcctgacactgatggtgaagactctaaagatgataagacatgtcacactgacaacacatgttctctctgtgacaaaacttttaaatatcctagtgatttgaaaagacacatgagaacacacactggagaaaaacccttttcatGCACAGAATGTGGTAGAGATTTTAGACTAAAAGAAAtgatgaaagaacacatgagcatacacactggagaaaaacctttttcatgtgcaatctgcggtaaagattttactcaaaggccACATTTGAAAAcccacatgagaatacacactggagaaaagcctttttcctgctcagaatgtggtaaaagttttgggATAAATCGAAGtttaaaaatacacatgagaacacacactggagaaaaacctttttcatgttcaatctgtggtaaaaattttactgAAAGGCAAAGTTggaaaacacacatgacaatacacactggagaaaaaagtttttcatgtttaatctgtggtaaaaattttactcatAGGCGAAATTTGAAatcacacatgacaatacacacaggaggaaaacctttttcatgttcaatctgtggtaaaaattttactcaaaggcaatatttgaaaacacacatgagaatacacactggagaaaaacctttttcctgctcagaatgtggtaaaagttttgtatttaataaaaatgttaaagtacacatgagaacacacacgggagaaaagcctttttcatgttcaatttgcggtaaagattttactcaaaagccccatttcaaagcacacatgagaatacacactggagaaaaacctttttactgctcagaatgtggtaaaagcttTGTAATAAATcgaagtttaaaagtacacatgagaacacacactggagaaaaaccgttTACATGTTCAGTATGTGGAAAAAGTTATATAGAAAGACAACAATTAAAAATACACATGATAAagcactctggtgaaaaaccatactcctgttcaagctgcaacaaaagcttttgtcacaaaaaatattttacagtacacatgagaacacacacaggtgagaaagtgttgagttgcagtgtgtgtggtgaaagattctcttctaagtaccagtgtaagaaacacaagtgtgctggtgagaacagcagcagcaaataa
- the LOC133545316 gene encoding oocyte zinc finger protein XlCOF22-like — MCERTIAEYEEELCPTKEEKERQHQKHQVVLHRTDIHQLIEHQKECLPHLQGDSFTLEDTQPSYFKWDEVDPRPPCFKEKEEGECLVGQEEADFSKFPLTVVSVKTEEHEDKPPESSQLHHSPNVCEENLHPEQQKWSFRMRMEEPQPSHIKKEEEYHLIPHFKKEEEDPLTPHFKEEEEDPLTPHFKEEEEDSLTPHFKEEVVDPLGTHIKEEEEEHRISQQGDHLEGLEEVDVIKMPVTGVPVKSENDEVKGESEEKREAEPPNSSSTQHMTTEADGDHCGGSQADKLLAPLSDSEDTTSHSPDTDDEDSKDDKTCHTDNTHFTCSLCDKTFKSPSKLKRHTRTHTGEKPFLCSICGKDFTHRHDLKIHMRIHTGGKPFSCSECGKSFVRNQSLKAHMRTHTGEKPFSCSECGKSFVRNQRLNVHMRTHTGEKRFSCSICVKDFTQMHHLKVHMRTHTGEQPFSCSICGKYFARRHYLKKHMSTHTGEKPYTCSVCCKSFIQSMHLKRHLRIHTGEKTFSCSICSKDFTQKHHLKVHMRTHTGEKP, encoded by the exons atgtgcgaaagaacgatagcagagtacgaggaggaactttgtccaacaaaagaggagaaggagcgacaacatcaaaaacatcaagttgtgttacacagaacag acatccatcagctgattgaacACCAAAAAGAATGTCtgcctcatctgcagggggacagtttcactctAGAGGATACACAGCCCTCATACTTTAAATGGGACGAGGTGGATCCACGGCCCCCTTGTTTTAAAGAGaaagaggagggagagtgtcttgtagggcaggaggaggctgatttcagcaagtttccactgactgttgtctctgtgaagactgaagagcatgaagacaaaccacctgagtcctcacagcttcatcacagtccaa ACGTATGTGAAGAaaatcttcaccctgagcaacagaagtggagcttcaggatgcgaatggaggagccacagccttcccacattaagaaggaagaagaataccacctgatcccccattttaaaaaggaagaggaggacccactgacaccccattttaaagaggaagaggaagacccactgacaccccattttaaagaggaagaggaggactcactgacaccccattttaaagaggaagtggTGGATCCACTGGGAactcacattaaggaggaagaggaggaacaccgcatcagtcagcagggagaccatcttgaaggactggaggaagTTGATGTCatcaagatgccagtgactggtgtccctgtgaagagtgaaaatgatgaggtcaaaggtgaaagtgaggagaagagagaggcagagcctccaaacagcagctcaacacaacacatgacaacagaagctgatggagaccactgtggaggatcacaagcagacaagctcttagctccactatcagatagtgaggacacaacgtcacactctcctgacactgatgatgaagactctaaagatgataagacatgtcacactgacaacactcacttcacatgttctctctgtgacaaaacttttaaatctcctagtaaattgaaaagacacacgagaacacacactggagaaaaaccttttttatgttcaatctgcggtaaagattttactcatagGCACGACTTGAAAATacatatgagaatacacactggaggaaaaccgttttcctgctcagaatgtggtaaaagttttgtaagaaatcaaagtttaaaagcacacatgagaacacacactggagaaaaacctttttcttgctcggaatgtggtaaaagttttgtaagaaatcaACGTTTAaatgtacacatgagaacacacactggagaaaaacgtttttcatgttcaatctgcgttaaagattttactcagatgcaccatttgaaagtacacatgagaacacacactggagaacaacctttttcatgttcaatctgcggtaaatatTTTGCTCGAAGGCACTATTTGAAAAAACATATGagtacacacactggtgaaaaaccttatacatgttcagtatgttgtaaaagttttatACAAAGTATGCATTTGAAAAGACACTTGAGAattcacactggagaaaaaacattttcatgttcaatctgcagtaaggattttactcaaaagcaccatttgaaagtacacatgagaacacacactggagaaaaaccttaa
- the LOC133545336 gene encoding zinc finger and SCAN domain-containing protein 31-like, with translation MLAKHVFLWDNSEWCTLPSPSRRPTKKSHLRVAGVTIGRIYSTPLFYKRLMRRKNKERILRVKVKPSSHSSAVLVTVDVRWDYFGGARQGWLMNACQEERPLQQQEDPQPPHINEEEEDLWVTQEEEFLPGQEEADPNKFPLTVVSVKTEEHEDKPPESSQLHHSPNVCEKYHPPEQKEGSSSMEQKRSQHLQVKEEEPQAPHFKDEEKQRLFPHFIEDDKRHPISVKSEDEVNGEGEEKRAAELPGSSSTQHMTTEADGDHCGGSQADKLLAPLSDSEDTTSHSPDTDDEDSKDDKTCHIDNTHFTCSLCDKTFKNHWHLKRHMRTHTGEKPFSCSICGKDFTQRQYFNRHMRIHTGEKTCSCSECGKSYVIQQSLKEHMRIHAGQKPFSCSECGKSFAINQSLKVHMRTHTGEKPFSCSICGRDFTQRPHFKSHMITHSSEKPYSCSSCHKSFRHPKSVTVHMRTHTGEKVLSCSVCGERFSYKYQCKKHKCAGENSSST, from the exons atgttggccaaacacgtgtttctctgggacaatagtgagtggtgcacacttccttcgcccagCCGCAGACCAACAAAAAAGTCCCAtttaagagttgctggtgtaacaataggaagaatatattccactcctctcttctacaagcggcttatgag aaggaagaacaaggagaggatattgcgcgtaaaagtaaagccatctaGTCACAGCTCTGCAGTcttggtcaccgttgacgtgaggtgggactattttggaggtgcacgtcaaggttggctg atgaacgcttgtcaagaagaacgtccccttcagcagcaggaggatccacagcccccccacattaatgaggaagaggaggatctctGGGTTACTCAGGAGGAAGAGTTTCTTCCAGGGCAGGAGGAGGCGGATCCCaacaagtttccactgactgttgtctctgtgaagactgaagagcatgaagacaaaccacctgagtcctcacagcttcatcacagtccaa acgtctgtgaaaaatATCATCCACCTGAGCAGAAGGAGGGGTCTTCCAGTATGGAGCAGAAGAGGTCACAGCACCTCCAAGTAAAAGAAGAGGAGCCACAGGCCCCTCACTTTAAAGATGAAGAAAAACAGCGGCTGTTCCCCCACTTTATAGAGGATGACAAGAGACACCCCATcagtgtgaagagtgaagatgaggtCAACGGTGAGGGTGAGGAGAAGAGAGCGGCGGAACTTCCaggcagcagctcaacacaacacatgacaacagaagctgatggagaccactgtggaggatcacaagcagacaagctcttagctccactatcagatagtgaggacacaacgtcacactctcctgacactgatgatgaagactctaaagatgataagacatgtcacattgacaacactcacttcacatgttctctctgtgacaaaacctttaaaaACCATTGGCATctaaaaagacacatgagaacacacactggagaaaaac ctttttcatgttcaatctgcggtaaagattttactcaaaggcaataTTTCAatagacacatgagaatacatactggagaaaaaacttgttcctgctcagaatgtggtaaaagttatgTAATACAACAAAGtttaaaagaacacatgagaatacacgcTGGACAAAAAcccttttcctgctcagaatgtggtaaaagttttgcaataaatcaaagtttaaaagtacacatgagaacacacactggtgaaaaacctttttcatgttcaatctgcggtagaGATTTTACTCAAAGGCCCCATTTCAAATCACACATGATAACGCACTCTagtgaaaaaccatactcctgttcaagctGCCACAAAAGCTTCCGTCACCCAAAATCtgttacagtacacatgagaacacacacaggggaGAAAGTGttaagttgcagtgtgtgtggtgaaagattctcttataagtaccagtgtaagaaacacaagtgtgctggtgagaacagcagcagcacataa
- the LOC133545358 gene encoding oocyte zinc finger protein XlCOF8.4-like — MDLLRPHFKEEEEDPHTPHFKEEEEDPLISNFKEEEEDPHTPHFKEEEEDPLISNFKEEEEDPLTPLFKEKEVDPLTPHIKEEEVEPLTPHIKEEEEEHSISQQGEHLEGLEEVDVTKMPVTGVPVKREDDEVKGESEERGGGEPPSSSSTQHMTTEADGDHCGGSQADKLLAPLSDSEDTTSHSPDTDDEDSKDDKTCHTDNTHFKCSHCDKTFKYPSKLKRHMRTHTGEKPFSCSICGNDFIHKHDLKIHMRIHTGEKPFSCSICGKDFTHRHNLKIHMRIHTGENPFSCSECGKAFARRSTLKVHIRTHTGEKDFSCSICGKDFVRSQCLKVHMRTHTGVKMFSCSECGKAFVRRSTLKVHIRTHTGEKT, encoded by the coding sequence atGGATCTACTGagaccccattttaaagaggaagaggaggacccacataCACCCcatttcaaagaggaagaggaggacccactaatatccaattttaaagaggaagaggaggacccacataCACCCcatttcaaagaggaagaggaggacccactaatatccaattttaaagaggaagaggaggacccattgacgcccctttttaaagagaaagaggtggatccactgacccctcacattaaagaggaagaggtggaaccactgacccctcacattaaagaggaagaggaagaacacagcatcagtcagcagggagagcatctagaaggactggaggaggttgatgtcaccaagatgccagtgactggtgtccctgtgaagagggaagatgatgaggtcaaaggtgaaagtgaggagaggggagggggggagcctccaagcagcagctcaacacaacacatgacaacagaagctgatggagaccactgtggaggatcacaagcagacaagctcttagctccactatcagatagtgaggacacaacgtcacactctcctgacactgatgatgaagactctaaagatgacaagacatgtcacactgacaacactcacttcaagtGTTCACactgtgacaaaacttttaaatatcctagtaaattgaaaagacacatgagaactcacactggagaaaaacctttttcatgttcaatctgcggtaacgaTTTTATTCATAAGCacgatttgaaaatacacatgagaatacacactggagaaaaacctttttcatgttcaatctgtggtaaagattttactcataggcacaatttgaaaatacacatgagaatacacactggagaaaaccctttctcctgctcagaatgtggtaaagcttTTGCACGAAGAAGCACTTTGAAAGTACAcataagaacacacactggagaaaaagatttttcttgttcaatctgcggtaaagattttgtaagaagtcagtgtttaaaagtacacatgagaacacacactggagtaaaaatgttttcttgctcagaatgtggtaaagcttTTGTACGAAGAAGCACTTTGAAAGTACacattagaacacacac